A section of the Methanobrevibacter arboriphilus JCM 13429 = DSM 1125 genome encodes:
- a CDS encoding right-handed parallel beta-helix repeat-containing protein, giving the protein MLKINSKKILFLGMIFSLLIVLSPLGTNTSYAATWTIDFQDQQMPYNMDHIQGIIDNASSGDTILFKGSTYTHLANIIVNKTLNIVSDVGTVLSSCPSNPQEPIFRILSGGSGSTIEGFNINAKEAGIIIDNATNVKIGNNNITAEGIAITVLDSLNIVISNNTINNSGTAISSDNSNNTVIKNNTITNNDEGIISTGNTNNTEISYNNISNNNGFGVYFNNNGELQDNIKVLYNYIENQGQSGIYINSSYNILGIISNMITNNNKNGIYMDSGTNTSGQPTIEYNYLLYNTGFNEFQIQRVQIDDNNRAVLVIGYNFYGTNDRSGVRVCSKTTTGIILAELSEISKGMFQVAYKTNDTKQLITEMIPNYVKVYLNNNSQYQYVLVKNGTGIADFREYNYSSTGNEIYTYFLSKNALSINDNNIPQKSISINSRISSPTIKTGQTAKYTITVSNIGQKLIKSINIKNMIPNFAIKSFSTNIGSFNKNNKIWTVNSLKANEKAILNVYITPNKAGTFKNTATLTGDGFNKKSSLTSLKVNPAVEVKNSNKINTKKIRKNKYVTAYTTIKNYGTSSKNIKVRISPSKGLKAYNVNYKTKYSKKTNKWTVKLPAKKSVTLKMKLKGTTKGTKKVAFNVNGKKQNKYVKVV; this is encoded by the coding sequence GTGCTTAAAATAAATTCAAAAAAAATTCTTTTTTTAGGAATGATTTTTTCACTATTAATAGTTTTATCTCCTTTAGGAACTAATACAAGTTATGCTGCTACATGGACAATTGATTTTCAAGATCAGCAAATGCCATATAATATGGACCATATACAAGGAATAATTGATAATGCTTCAAGTGGAGACACAATACTATTTAAAGGAAGTACATACACACATTTAGCTAATATTATTGTAAATAAAACATTGAATATAGTAAGTGATGTTGGAACTGTACTTAGTAGTTGTCCATCTAATCCCCAAGAACCAATATTTAGAATACTAAGTGGTGGAAGTGGATCTACAATTGAAGGATTCAATATTAATGCAAAAGAAGCTGGAATTATAATTGATAATGCAACTAATGTAAAAATAGGCAATAATAATATTACAGCTGAAGGCATAGCAATTACAGTTTTAGATAGCTTAAATATAGTTATTAGTAATAATACAATAAATAACTCAGGAACTGCAATATCATCAGATAATTCAAATAATACAGTGATAAAAAACAACACTATCACAAACAATGATGAAGGCATAATCTCCACTGGAAATACAAACAACACTGAAATATCATACAACAATATCTCAAATAATAATGGTTTTGGTGTGTATTTCAATAATAATGGAGAATTACAAGATAATATAAAAGTATTATACAACTACATCGAAAATCAAGGTCAATCTGGAATTTATATTAATAGTAGTTATAATATTCTTGGTATTATAAGTAATATGATAACTAATAATAATAAAAATGGAATCTATATGGATTCTGGTACCAATACATCAGGCCAACCAACCATTGAATATAACTATCTATTATATAATACGGGGTTTAATGAATTTCAAATTCAAAGAGTTCAAATAGACGATAATAATCGTGCAGTTTTAGTTATAGGATATAATTTCTATGGTACAAATGATAGAAGTGGAGTGCGAGTATGTTCTAAAACAACTACTGGAATAATATTAGCAGAGTTATCAGAAATATCAAAAGGTATGTTCCAAGTAGCTTATAAAACAAATGACACTAAACAACTAATTACAGAAATGATTCCTAATTATGTGAAGGTCTATCTTAATAACAATAGTCAATATCAATATGTTTTAGTGAAAAATGGAACTGGAATAGCTGATTTTAGAGAATATAATTATAGTTCTACTGGAAATGAGATTTATACATATTTTTTAAGTAAAAATGCATTATCTATAAATGATAACAATATACCTCAAAAATCAATAAGTATTAATTCAAGAATTTCATCTCCAACTATTAAAACTGGTCAAACCGCTAAATATACAATAACTGTTTCAAATATTGGACAAAAATTAATTAAAAGCATAAATATCAAAAATATGATTCCTAACTTTGCTATAAAAAGTTTTAGTACAAATATAGGATCATTTAATAAAAACAATAAAATATGGACAGTGAATTCTTTAAAAGCTAATGAAAAAGCAATTTTAAATGTTTATATAACTCCTAATAAAGCAGGAACTTTTAAAAACACAGCTACACTAACTGGTGATGGCTTCAATAAAAAATCAAGTTTAACTAGTTTAAAAGTTAATCCTGCAGTTGAAGTTAAAAATTCTAATAAAATTAATACTAAAAAAATCAGAAAGAACAAATATGTCACAGCATACACAACTATTAAAAATTATGGAACATCTTCTAAAAATATAAAAGTTAGAATTTCACCATCCAAAGGACTCAAAGCTTACAATGTAAACTATAAAACTAAATACAGTAAAAAAACAAATAAATGGACAGTAAAATTACCTGCTAAAAAATCAGTGACATTAAAAATGAAGCTAAAAGGAACCACCAAAGGAACTAAAAAAGTTGCATTCAATGTAAATGGTAAAAAACAAAATAAATATGTGAAAGTGGTTTAG